A portion of the Halopelagius inordinatus genome contains these proteins:
- the azf gene encoding NAD-dependent glucose-6-phosphate dehydrogenase Azf, whose translation MDDPVLLTGAGGRVGQAILRHIGADYDWRLLDREPLSNDKIPEGVDEASVHAVDITDEEAVEEAVSGVRAVIHLAGDPRPEAPWSSVLRNNIDGTHTVVRAAAEAGVEKFAFASSNHAVGNYETPDRTPDMYRPEDEFRLDGTELPRPSNLYGASKATGEVLTRYYHDEYGMSVVNVRIGNLTEGHPPIDYERGQAMWLSYKDCAHLFECCLTADYDFEIVYGISDNDRKYYSIDRARDVLGFSPVDNSAEFEDEDDE comes from the coding sequence ATGGACGACCCGGTTCTCTTGACAGGGGCGGGTGGGCGCGTCGGTCAGGCTATTCTCCGCCACATCGGGGCCGACTACGACTGGCGACTGCTCGACCGCGAACCGCTGTCTAACGACAAGATTCCCGAGGGAGTCGACGAAGCGTCGGTGCACGCCGTCGACATCACCGACGAGGAGGCGGTCGAAGAGGCGGTCTCCGGCGTCCGCGCCGTCATCCATCTGGCGGGTGACCCACGCCCGGAAGCGCCGTGGAGCAGCGTTCTACGGAACAACATCGACGGGACGCACACCGTCGTTCGGGCCGCCGCGGAGGCGGGCGTCGAGAAGTTCGCCTTCGCCTCCTCGAACCACGCCGTCGGCAACTACGAGACGCCCGACCGCACGCCCGACATGTACCGACCGGAAGACGAGTTCCGACTGGACGGGACGGAACTCCCTCGACCGAGCAACCTCTACGGCGCGAGCAAGGCCACGGGGGAGGTTCTCACTCGGTACTACCACGACGAGTACGGCATGTCGGTCGTCAACGTCCGAATCGGGAACCTGACCGAAGGCCACCCGCCCATCGACTACGAACGCGGACAGGCGATGTGGCTGTCGTACAAGGACTGCGCGCACCTCTTCGAGTGCTGTCTCACCGCGGACTACGACTTCGAGATAGTGTACGGCATAAGCGACAACGATCGAAAGTACTACTCTATCGACCGCGCCCGAGACGTGCTGGGTTTCTCGCCCGTCGACAACTCCGCGGAGTTCGAAGACGAAGACGACGAGTGA
- a CDS encoding DUF309 domain-containing protein translates to MDGALRVGAAVFNAGDHHAAHDAWESRWLELDDGTPDERLLHGLIQYTAAVHHARNRNWSGATGLATSAREYLDALDAGYRGVNVDAVRRYLERLAGDPEFAERARPRPLRIDGRVVRADDLSFEDVADAARLVAEEYDAYDESVLERAVEYATEEVREDEPGVGGGRAGTRYVAFLFDFVGDRENRDILYDRLFAHVERERARERDVSGLFD, encoded by the coding sequence ATGGACGGAGCGCTCCGGGTCGGCGCGGCGGTGTTCAACGCGGGCGACCACCACGCCGCACACGACGCGTGGGAGTCGCGGTGGCTCGAATTGGACGACGGAACGCCGGACGAACGACTGCTTCACGGACTCATCCAGTACACGGCCGCCGTCCACCACGCGCGAAACCGAAACTGGAGCGGTGCGACCGGACTGGCGACGAGCGCACGCGAGTATCTCGACGCTCTCGACGCGGGCTACCGGGGCGTGAACGTCGACGCGGTTCGGAGGTACCTCGAACGCCTCGCCGGGGACCCGGAGTTCGCCGAACGCGCGCGTCCGCGTCCGTTGCGCATCGACGGGCGAGTCGTCCGAGCGGACGACCTGTCGTTCGAAGACGTCGCCGACGCGGCGAGACTCGTCGCCGAGGAGTACGACGCCTACGACGAGAGCGTCCTCGAACGCGCGGTGGAGTACGCGACGGAAGAGGTGCGAGAAGACGAACCGGGCGTCGGAGGCGGGCGGGCGGGGACGCGGTACGTCGCGTTCCTCTTCGATTTCGTCGGCGACAGGGAGAACCGAGATATCCTCTACGACAGACTGTTCGCGCACGTCGAACGCGAACGTGCGCGCGAACGGGACGTGTCCGGACTGTTCGACTGA
- a CDS encoding DUF7564 family protein → MNRTREPVCVTCGSQYSFTSTYKGNYCPDCHEKWVDSPTDESPRDPSPRPLRTRRTPSVRPIAESDDETDVPSRYDEE, encoded by the coding sequence ATGAACCGGACGCGAGAACCCGTCTGCGTCACGTGCGGTTCTCAGTATTCGTTCACGAGTACGTACAAGGGTAACTACTGCCCGGACTGTCACGAGAAGTGGGTCGACTCGCCGACGGACGAGTCCCCCCGCGACCCGTCGCCGCGGCCACTCCGAACGCGTCGCACTCCGTCTGTCCGCCCCATAGCGGAGAGCGACGACGAGACGGACGTCCCTTCGAGGTACGACGAGGAGTAG
- a CDS encoding single-stranded DNA binding protein, with protein sequence MGVIEDVYDDLETDVAFEKFEAAVEDKVEQMGGLADEETAAMLIAHELRDEEVEGVADIEPGMEDVKFLAKVMSIGELRTFERDGEDEDGRVANVEVADETGRIRISLWDNMAVGALESLEVGDVLRIAGRPKEGYNGVEVSVDKVEPDPDAEVDVQMQDTYRVEDLSLGLSDVNLKGRVLSTDSVRTFDRDDGTEGRVANLTLGDPTGRIRVTLWDEKADLTDAFEPDDTVEVVDGYVRERDGSLELHVGNRGAVEELDEDVEYVPETTDVERLELGQTVDIAGGVIETDPKRTFDRDDGSEGQVRNIRVKDGTGDIRVAMWGEKADTDVDLADYVVITDVEIKDGWQEDLEASAGWRSTISVMDEAPDGANAGESADDAQAQTQSQGLGAFDGSESGAASNGESASSDADSDSDPDDGDVEEFTGTVVQAGDPVVLDDGTETRSVETNESLQLGEEVTVRGAVREGRIDATEVASKNH encoded by the coding sequence ATGGGGGTTATCGAAGACGTCTACGACGACCTCGAAACCGACGTCGCGTTCGAGAAGTTCGAAGCCGCGGTGGAGGACAAAGTCGAACAGATGGGCGGACTCGCCGACGAGGAGACCGCAGCGATGCTCATCGCCCACGAACTCCGCGACGAGGAAGTCGAGGGAGTCGCCGATATCGAACCCGGCATGGAGGACGTGAAGTTCCTCGCGAAGGTGATGAGCATCGGTGAACTCCGGACCTTCGAACGCGACGGCGAGGACGAGGACGGACGCGTCGCCAACGTCGAAGTCGCTGACGAGACGGGGCGCATCCGCATCTCGCTTTGGGACAACATGGCCGTCGGCGCCCTCGAAAGCCTCGAAGTGGGCGACGTGCTCCGCATCGCGGGCCGACCCAAAGAGGGGTACAACGGCGTCGAGGTCAGCGTCGACAAGGTCGAACCCGACCCGGACGCCGAGGTTGACGTACAGATGCAGGACACCTACCGCGTCGAGGACCTCTCGCTCGGTCTCTCGGACGTCAACCTGAAAGGCCGCGTCCTCAGCACGGACTCGGTGCGGACGTTCGACCGCGACGACGGCACCGAGGGTCGCGTCGCCAACCTGACGCTGGGAGACCCCACGGGACGCATCCGCGTGACCCTCTGGGACGAGAAGGCCGACCTGACCGACGCGTTCGAACCGGACGACACCGTCGAAGTCGTCGACGGCTACGTCCGCGAACGCGACGGCTCTCTCGAACTCCACGTCGGCAACCGCGGCGCGGTGGAGGAACTCGACGAAGACGTGGAGTACGTCCCCGAGACGACGGACGTAGAGCGCCTCGAACTCGGCCAGACGGTCGATATCGCGGGCGGCGTCATCGAGACGGACCCGAAGCGTACGTTCGACCGCGACGACGGGTCCGAGGGACAGGTCCGCAACATCCGCGTGAAAGACGGCACCGGCGACATCCGCGTCGCGATGTGGGGCGAGAAGGCCGACACCGACGTCGACCTCGCGGACTACGTCGTCATCACGGACGTCGAGATAAAAGACGGCTGGCAGGAGGACCTCGAAGCATCCGCGGGATGGCGGTCGACGATCAGCGTGATGGACGAGGCTCCCGACGGCGCGAACGCCGGGGAGAGCGCCGACGACGCGCAGGCGCAGACGCAGTCGCAGGGACTCGGCGCGTTCGACGGCTCTGAATCCGGTGCGGCCTCGAACGGCGAGTCCGCGTCGTCCGACGCCGACTCTGACTCCGACCCCGACGACGGTGACGTCGAGGAGTTCACGGGAACCGTCGTCCAAGCCGGTGACCCCGTCGTCCTCGACGACGGTACCGAGACGCGGAGCGTCGAGACGAACGAGTCGCTCCAACTCGGCGAGGAAGTCACGGTTCGCGGGGCCGTCCGCGAGGGCCGCATCGACGCCACCGAGGTAGCCTCGAAGAACCACTGA
- a CDS encoding histone family protein translates to MSVELPFAPVDTIIRRNAGELRVSADASEELARRIQRRGSDLATDAAERAAEDGRKTLMAEDFGVEQVVEREELELPIAPVDRIARLDIDDRYRVSMSARIALADILEDYADNVASAAAKLARHADRRTIQAEDIETYFALFE, encoded by the coding sequence ATGAGCGTCGAGTTACCGTTCGCCCCGGTCGACACGATTATCCGGCGCAACGCCGGCGAGCTCCGGGTCAGCGCCGACGCGTCCGAGGAACTCGCCCGGCGCATCCAGCGCCGCGGGTCAGACCTCGCGACCGACGCGGCCGAACGCGCCGCGGAGGATGGTCGAAAGACCCTGATGGCCGAGGACTTCGGCGTCGAACAGGTGGTCGAACGGGAGGAGCTCGAACTCCCCATCGCGCCCGTCGACCGCATCGCCCGACTCGACATCGACGACCGGTATCGTGTGTCGATGAGCGCGCGCATCGCGCTCGCCGACATCCTCGAAGACTACGCCGACAACGTCGCGAGCGCGGCCGCGAAACTCGCTCGTCACGCCGACCGGCGGACGATACAGGCCGAAGATATCGAGACGTACTTCGCCCTCTTCGAGTAG
- a CDS encoding histone deacetylase family protein, with amino-acid sequence MQFGYSETCLAHDTGQRHPETADRLRAIRRALAKRHGAQYVDPTPATDDDVASVHETDYVAEIREFCEDGGGNWDPDTVASEETWDAALASAGIAQWAAREAVDGADGRDTAFSLGRPPGHHAVEDDAMGFCFVNNAAVAAQTVLDDDELDVERVAIFDWDVHHGNGTQDIFYDRGDVFYASAHEGGLYPGTGEISETGSGDGENATLNVPLAAGAGDEDYLLVLDDVLRPAVERFDPDLLLVSAGFDAHRHDPISRMRVSTEGYALMTDRVRSICDDVGAGLAFVLEGGYGLDTLSEGVAIVHETFDGRSPMEPDDEPNEKTEMLVSDVRDAHGLGSK; translated from the coding sequence ATGCAGTTTGGATACAGCGAGACCTGTCTCGCGCACGACACCGGTCAACGGCATCCGGAGACGGCCGACCGACTCCGCGCCATCAGGCGCGCCCTCGCGAAGCGACACGGCGCCCAGTACGTCGACCCGACCCCGGCGACCGACGACGACGTGGCGTCCGTCCACGAGACGGACTACGTCGCGGAGATTCGCGAGTTCTGCGAAGACGGCGGTGGAAACTGGGACCCCGACACCGTCGCCTCCGAGGAGACGTGGGACGCCGCCCTCGCGTCTGCGGGTATCGCACAATGGGCCGCACGAGAGGCGGTCGACGGCGCGGACGGCAGAGACACGGCGTTCTCTCTCGGGCGGCCGCCGGGACACCACGCCGTCGAAGACGACGCGATGGGATTTTGCTTCGTCAACAACGCCGCCGTCGCGGCGCAGACGGTACTCGACGACGACGAACTCGACGTCGAACGCGTGGCTATCTTCGATTGGGACGTCCACCACGGGAACGGCACGCAGGACATCTTCTACGACCGCGGCGACGTGTTCTACGCGTCGGCCCACGAGGGCGGCCTCTATCCCGGGACCGGAGAGATATCCGAGACGGGGTCCGGCGACGGAGAGAACGCAACGCTGAACGTCCCGCTCGCGGCGGGTGCGGGCGACGAGGACTACCTCCTCGTGTTGGACGACGTTCTGCGACCGGCGGTCGAACGGTTCGACCCGGACCTCCTCTTGGTCAGCGCGGGGTTCGACGCGCACCGGCACGACCCGATTTCTCGGATGCGCGTCTCGACGGAGGGGTACGCGCTGATGACGGACCGGGTCAGGAGCATCTGCGACGACGTTGGCGCGGGCCTCGCGTTCGTTCTAGAGGGCGGCTACGGGCTCGACACGCTCTCTGAGGGCGTCGCAATCGTCCACGAGACGTTCGACGGCCGGTCGCCGATGGAACCGGACGACGAGCCCAACGAGAAGACGGAGATGCTGGTCTCGGACGTGCGCGACGCTCACGGACTCGGTTCGAAGTAG
- the cca gene encoding CCA tRNA nucleotidyltransferase: protein MADSEEISRVVERVRERIDPGEDERAALRETASALSERVEDVLADLPVEADVIRVGSTARGTWLSGDRDIDLFVRFPADVDRESLESYGLEIGRTVLPDGREEYAEHPYVTGEFRDFDIDLVPCYDVEDGSSLRSAVDRTPHHNAYLRERIDSGLAADVRVFKRFLKGIGAYGSDLRTRGFSGYLTELLVLEYGGFEALLRAAADWHPPVVFDPEDHGQRSFDHPLVVVDPTDPTRNVAAVCSAENVARLQHHARAFLDDPDESVFFSPDPTPLSPADVRSHVQRRGTTPVAVVFDAPDIVEDQLYPQLRKSLSGVQSELDRRGFDPLRATAFADDRAVLLVELAHATLPAITRHEGPPVHVRAHAEGFYDAYADGDDYGPFLDGDRYVVERDREYTEAAAYLRSDALFDVGLGSHVESALEDDYEVLVGEEVATLAETDAFGVEFARYFEPSP from the coding sequence ATGGCCGACTCCGAGGAGATATCGCGCGTCGTCGAACGCGTCCGGGAGCGAATCGACCCCGGAGAGGACGAACGGGCCGCACTTCGCGAGACGGCGTCCGCGCTCTCCGAACGCGTCGAAGACGTGCTCGCAGACCTCCCGGTCGAAGCCGACGTGATACGCGTCGGGTCGACCGCCCGGGGGACGTGGCTCTCGGGGGACCGAGATATCGACCTCTTCGTCCGCTTTCCGGCCGACGTCGATAGGGAGTCCTTGGAGTCGTACGGTCTCGAAATCGGCCGGACGGTCCTTCCGGACGGGCGCGAGGAGTACGCCGAACATCCGTACGTGACCGGCGAGTTCCGCGACTTCGATATCGACCTCGTCCCCTGCTACGACGTCGAAGACGGGTCGTCGCTCCGGTCTGCGGTGGACCGCACGCCGCACCACAACGCCTACCTCCGCGAGCGTATCGACAGCGGACTCGCCGCGGACGTGCGCGTGTTCAAACGCTTCCTGAAGGGCATCGGCGCGTACGGAAGCGACCTCAGGACCCGCGGATTCTCGGGCTACCTCACGGAACTTCTCGTCTTAGAGTACGGCGGGTTCGAGGCGTTGCTTCGGGCCGCCGCGGACTGGCATCCGCCGGTCGTCTTCGACCCCGAAGACCACGGCCAGCGGTCGTTCGACCACCCGCTCGTGGTCGTTGACCCAACCGACCCGACGCGGAACGTCGCGGCCGTCTGCTCCGCGGAGAACGTCGCCAGACTCCAACACCACGCGCGGGCCTTCCTCGACGACCCAGACGAGTCCGTCTTCTTCTCGCCGGATCCGACCCCGCTCTCGCCCGCCGACGTGCGTTCGCACGTCCAACGACGGGGGACGACGCCCGTCGCCGTCGTGTTCGACGCGCCGGACATCGTCGAGGACCAACTCTACCCGCAACTTCGCAAGTCGCTCTCGGGCGTCCAGTCGGAACTCGACCGTCGCGGGTTCGACCCCCTTCGGGCGACCGCGTTCGCCGACGACCGTGCGGTCCTCTTGGTCGAGCTAGCGCACGCGACGCTGCCGGCGATAACTCGTCACGAGGGACCGCCCGTCCACGTCCGCGCCCACGCTGAGGGGTTCTACGACGCCTACGCGGACGGCGACGACTACGGCCCGTTCTTAGACGGCGACCGGTACGTCGTCGAACGGGACAGAGAGTACACCGAAGCGGCGGCGTACCTCCGGAGCGACGCCCTCTTCGACGTGGGACTCGGCTCTCACGTGGAGTCTGCGCTCGAAGACGATTACGAGGTACTCGTCGGCGAGGAGGTGGCGACGCTGGCGGAGACGGACGCGTTCGGCGTCGAGTTCGCCCGCTACTTCGAACCGAGTCCGTGA
- a CDS encoding tyrosine-type recombinase/integrase — protein sequence MYELKRDDVLDDYRRFLKVERGLSEKTIHQHATMLQVFLDRYEQIRPAQELAKEFQEHLMDEGYSNSHINNTMKAIEYYFDSLGRTDELPASERRSLPRKRTEPNPLSEDEVREILGAAKTYRDTAILRVLVSSGIRKSELANLDISDVDLERRRLTIREGKGNKDRTAIVSSKCADAIETYLLRREDVESDALFLSRYGNRLTPNGVYQLVKRTVASTDIERNVKVHTFRATFAQRLKENGADIYRIKELLGHDDIRSTMIYLRMEPDELGREHDKYYVGY from the coding sequence ATGTACGAGCTCAAACGAGACGACGTATTGGACGATTACAGGCGGTTTCTGAAAGTCGAGCGCGGACTGAGCGAGAAAACCATCCACCAGCACGCCACCATGCTGCAGGTGTTCCTCGACCGGTACGAGCAGATTCGTCCGGCACAGGAACTCGCCAAGGAGTTCCAAGAGCACCTGATGGACGAGGGGTACTCGAACAGCCACATCAACAACACGATGAAGGCGATCGAGTACTACTTCGACTCCCTGGGCCGAACTGACGAACTCCCCGCGTCCGAACGTCGAAGCCTCCCCCGCAAGCGAACGGAACCGAACCCGCTGAGCGAGGACGAAGTACGTGAAATTCTCGGCGCTGCGAAGACGTACCGAGACACGGCTATCCTCCGGGTACTGGTTTCCTCCGGAATCCGGAAGTCGGAACTCGCGAATCTCGACATCTCGGACGTAGACCTCGAACGACGGCGGCTCACCATCCGGGAGGGCAAGGGGAACAAGGACCGAACGGCGATCGTTTCCTCGAAGTGCGCAGACGCGATCGAGACCTACCTCCTCCGGCGCGAAGACGTCGAATCAGACGCCCTATTCTTGTCCCGATACGGGAACCGGCTGACGCCGAACGGCGTGTATCAACTGGTCAAACGAACGGTGGCCAGTACCGACATCGAACGAAACGTAAAGGTCCACACCTTCCGGGCGACGTTCGCACAGCGACTCAAGGAGAACGGAGCCGACATCTACCGTATCAAGGAACTCCTCGGTCACGACGACATCCGCTCGACGATGATCTACCTGCGGATGGAGCCTGACGAGTTGGGACGCGAGCACGACAAGTACTACGTCGGCTACTAA
- a CDS encoding nitric-oxide reductase large subunit encodes MAGTERSQSAGTRSSDATEIVSDRKAGRPSAATALAATALLSDDVVGDGALARTLSALAGSLTNGGTGTATPERVLFELLSNLVLETGDGDGGVDLAALRPQSTGSLALVALFVANLVAMGLGAWVSHERAPPIPDEIRGPDGDLIVTDEQVQLGKKAFQANGLMNLGSILGNGSYFGVDLTADALALKAEFMREYYARQRGADSFDAVDDDEQAVIAERVERELDADAPEGPVIQYSAAEAYAHHRIRDQYVDRYYGGSPERGIPSKFVRSADHARRIADFACWTAWMSHTNRPGSDHSYTNDWPYVPGTGNRPTGQVLVWSTISVILLIAGGGAGVWAYHSLDFAEPTTEIIDVPSPDDVSITPTQYAAAWYVPVAGALFAAQALIGALLAHYYVERTGFYGIGDALGIDIVSLVPFSLGRAWHVNLGILWITTLWLAGGLFLPGLFSDRDPPWQAEGTTALLGVLVFATVGAFTGVWLGTHGKLGSPEDGDLWWLLGSEGLEYLEVGRLWKVGLLGAFAGWTWLVLRSVRQLDEPLTGLGHFMTYAGGSIALMFAASMLYTPETNMAVTEFWRWWVVHMWVEGVFEFFVTAVISVALVSMDLLERADAEKAIFFEVFTIMAAGIVGVSHHYWWVGLPDFWVPLGTTFSTLEFVPLVFVLYRSFGEYRSLKAQDEAFPYTIPLLFIVGSSIWNFVGGGVLGFFINLPLINYYEHGTYLTVAHAHTSLFGAFGLLALGLGTYILRVVTPEAAWDPTWFRGTFWLTNVGLVVMSVASLLPIGFVQLQTAYQDGYAVARSLEFYEQDHVQTLLWARTLGDTPMILGALAFTVGAVRHLYAAQQRSVVDT; translated from the coding sequence GTGGCCGGAACTGAGCGCTCACAGAGCGCGGGTACCCGATCGAGCGACGCGACCGAGATAGTGTCCGACCGGAAGGCTGGTCGACCGTCGGCTGCGACGGCGCTTGCGGCAACGGCGCTCCTCTCAGACGACGTGGTCGGTGATGGTGCACTCGCCCGTACGCTCTCGGCCCTGGCGGGGAGTCTGACTAACGGAGGTACCGGAACCGCAACACCAGAGCGCGTCTTGTTCGAACTCCTCTCAAATCTGGTACTGGAAACAGGAGACGGCGACGGAGGTGTCGATCTCGCGGCGCTCCGGCCACAGTCGACCGGATCACTGGCGCTCGTCGCGCTCTTCGTCGCTAATCTCGTCGCGATGGGCCTCGGAGCGTGGGTATCCCACGAGCGCGCACCACCGATTCCCGACGAGATTCGCGGACCGGACGGGGATCTGATCGTCACGGACGAGCAAGTGCAACTCGGCAAGAAGGCGTTTCAGGCAAACGGGCTCATGAACCTGGGCTCGATCCTCGGTAACGGCTCGTACTTCGGGGTCGACCTCACCGCCGATGCGCTGGCGTTGAAAGCCGAGTTCATGCGTGAGTATTACGCTCGTCAGCGAGGTGCTGATTCGTTCGACGCAGTCGACGATGACGAGCAGGCAGTCATCGCAGAACGCGTCGAACGGGAACTCGACGCGGATGCTCCGGAGGGGCCCGTTATCCAGTACTCAGCGGCCGAAGCCTATGCACATCACCGTATTCGGGACCAGTACGTCGACCGGTACTACGGCGGCTCACCCGAACGAGGGATTCCGTCGAAGTTCGTCAGATCGGCCGATCACGCCAGACGAATCGCTGATTTCGCGTGTTGGACGGCGTGGATGTCTCACACCAACCGGCCCGGCTCGGACCACTCCTATACGAACGACTGGCCGTACGTGCCCGGAACCGGGAACCGACCCACCGGACAGGTACTGGTCTGGAGCACGATCAGCGTCATCCTCCTCATCGCTGGCGGCGGCGCCGGCGTCTGGGCGTACCACTCGCTCGATTTCGCCGAACCGACGACCGAGATTATCGACGTCCCGTCCCCCGATGACGTATCGATAACACCGACCCAGTACGCTGCAGCGTGGTACGTCCCCGTCGCAGGGGCGCTGTTCGCCGCACAAGCGCTGATCGGTGCGCTGCTCGCCCACTACTACGTCGAACGAACCGGGTTCTACGGGATAGGGGACGCACTCGGAATCGACATCGTTTCGCTGGTGCCGTTCTCCCTCGGTCGTGCTTGGCACGTGAACCTCGGTATCCTCTGGATCACGACGCTGTGGCTCGCGGGCGGGCTGTTCCTGCCAGGACTGTTCAGCGATCGCGATCCGCCGTGGCAGGCCGAAGGTACGACTGCACTACTCGGCGTGCTCGTATTCGCGACAGTCGGCGCGTTCACGGGCGTCTGGCTCGGAACACACGGCAAACTCGGTTCGCCCGAGGACGGTGATCTCTGGTGGTTGCTCGGCTCTGAGGGTCTCGAGTACCTCGAAGTCGGCCGACTCTGGAAGGTCGGGCTGCTCGGCGCCTTCGCCGGTTGGACGTGGTTAGTGCTCCGTAGCGTCCGCCAACTGGACGAACCGCTGACCGGCTTGGGTCACTTCATGACCTACGCTGGCGGCTCGATCGCGCTCATGTTCGCCGCGAGCATGCTTTACACGCCCGAGACGAACATGGCGGTCACGGAGTTTTGGCGCTGGTGGGTCGTTCACATGTGGGTCGAGGGCGTCTTCGAGTTCTTCGTTACCGCCGTGATTTCCGTCGCACTGGTGTCGATGGATCTCCTCGAGAGAGCTGACGCAGAAAAAGCGATTTTCTTCGAGGTGTTCACGATCATGGCGGCGGGAATCGTCGGCGTCTCTCACCACTACTGGTGGGTTGGTCTCCCCGACTTCTGGGTCCCGCTCGGAACGACCTTCTCGACCCTCGAATTCGTCCCGCTCGTGTTCGTCCTCTATCGAAGCTTCGGCGAATATCGGTCGCTGAAAGCTCAAGACGAGGCGTTCCCCTACACGATACCGCTCTTGTTCATCGTCGGCAGTAGCATTTGGAACTTCGTGGGCGGTGGAGTACTCGGCTTCTTCATCAACCTCCCGCTTATCAACTACTACGAACACGGGACCTACCTGACCGTTGCACACGCTCACACCTCGCTTTTCGGCGCGTTCGGTCTACTCGCGCTCGGTCTCGGCACGTATATTCTGCGCGTCGTCACGCCCGAAGCCGCGTGGGATCCGACGTGGTTCCGCGGAACGTTCTGGCTGACGAACGTTGGACTCGTCGTCATGTCCGTCGCGTCGTTGCTCCCTATCGGATTCGTGCAGCTACAGACCGCCTATCAGGATGGATATGCCGTCGCTCGGAGCCTCGAGTTCTACGAACAGGATCACGTCCAGACACTACTGTGGGCACGAACACTCGGAGACACGCCGATGATCCTCGGTGCACTCGCCTTTACCGTCGGCGCAGTTCGACACCTCTACGCAGCACAGCAGCGTTCTGTCGTAGACACCTAA
- a CDS encoding vWA domain-containing protein: protein MNTQITFVLDSSGSMNSIADDTRGGFNAFLDDQRGEAGTATVTLYDFNTTVDRVYEGYPVTDAPELDDENYKPGGQTALYDAIARAVDETAKNISGIDPVERPDKVIIVVLTDGKENASETPQEAVRGRVEHRQEADDWEFLFIGANQDAVLTAERMGIERERSLTMAHDGEGTRDAYRSTSETISEARSNGTMSGFDEADRQRQERPGN, encoded by the coding sequence ATGAACACCCAGATCACCTTCGTGCTCGACTCGTCGGGATCGATGAACTCGATCGCTGACGATACTAGAGGCGGTTTCAACGCGTTCCTCGACGATCAGCGCGGCGAGGCGGGCACGGCGACGGTCACGCTGTACGATTTCAATACGACCGTCGACCGGGTGTACGAGGGGTATCCCGTCACCGATGCCCCCGAACTCGACGACGAGAACTACAAGCCGGGCGGACAGACGGCGTTGTACGACGCTATCGCCCGGGCCGTCGACGAGACTGCCAAGAACATCTCCGGGATCGACCCGGTCGAACGACCCGACAAGGTCATCATCGTGGTGCTGACCGACGGGAAGGAGAACGCCTCCGAGACGCCTCAGGAGGCCGTTCGCGGCCGCGTCGAACACCGCCAGGAGGCCGACGATTGGGAGTTCTTGTTCATCGGCGCGAATCAGGACGCCGTGCTGACCGCCGAGAGAATGGGCATCGAACGGGAGAGGTCGCTGACCATGGCTCACGACGGTGAAGGGACCAGAGACGCCTACCGGTCCACGTCCGAAACCATCAGCGAGGCCCGATCGAACGGTACTATGAGCGGATTCGACGAAGCGGACCGCCAGCGTCAGGAGCGACCCGGGAACTAA